A window of Thermosynechococcus sp. NK55a contains these coding sequences:
- a CDS encoding glutamate synthase-related protein encodes MQQSTFASSVHQVGYHGQPWLVAERDACGVGFVAHRKGVASHRILTQALEGLTCLEHRGGCSADRDSGDGAGIMTAIPWELLPEFGVPRQRIGVAMIFLPQGAATAVAKAIVEKVLGENELRLLGWRPVPVNPSVLGVQAKQTQPQIEQLFVASSKASGDELERQLYLTRKRIERAIAQTKADWQRDFYICSFSTRTIVYKGMVRSVVLAQFYDDLRNPKYITPFALYHRRFSTNTMPKWALAQPMRMLGHNGEINTLLGNINWMRARSAQLSHPYWGDAFADLLPIVNAENSDSANLDNVLELLVQSGRQPLQAMMMLVPEAYQNQPDLADHPEVVDFYEYYGGLQEAWDGPALVAFSDGKIVGATLDRNGLRPARYTLTSDDLVIVASEAGSIQIDEATVIEKGRLGPGQMIAVDLEHQELLTNWQIKQRVAQQQPYGEWLKTYRQELTPQPYGEAPTLDPQTCLQQQMAFGFSAEDVEMIIEAMAKDGKEPTFCMGDDIPLAVLSQQPHLLYDYFKQRFAQVTNPAIDPLREKLVMSLVTRLGKRGNLLVERPEHARLLQLNSPLINEAELEEILKAPFGATRLSTQFAIAGGPAALEAAVDRLCAQAAAAVAAGAEILVLSDRHNLAGEPHLLDADTSYIPPLLAVGAVHHHLIAQGIRRRVSLVVETAQCWSTHHFACLIGYGAGAVCPYLSWETIRQWWHSDRTQSLMAKGKLPQLTLQQVQANYRKAVEEGLLKILSKMGISLIASYRGAQIFEAIGIGDDLLKKAFVGTTSRVGGLTLQDLAQETIAFHHKAFPELTAKKLENFGFVQFRPGGEYHMNNPEMAKALHKAVSSNSYDHYEVYRRQLTGRVPTALRDLLDFQSDRPSIPLEEVEPASEIVKRFCTGGMSLGALSREAHEVLAIAMNRLGAKSNSGEGGEDPIRFQVLTDVDAQGHSPQFPHLRGLRNGDTASSAIKQVASGRFGVTPEYLINAQQIEIKIAQGAKPGEGGQLPGSKVSPYIAMLRRSKPGVSLISPPPHHDIYSIEDLAQLIFDLHQINPQAQVSVKLVAEIGIGTIAAGVAKANADVIQISGHDGGTGASPLSSIKHAGSPWELGLTEVHRVLLENQLRDRVILRVDGGLKCGWDVVMGALMGAEEFGFGSVAMIAEGCIMARICHTNNCPVGVATQKEDLRKRFPGLPEHVVNFFLFIAEEVRSILAKLGYRTLNEIIGRADLLVPRQDVTLTKTGPLNLACLTKLPDTRSDRRWLQHETVHSNGAVLDDEILARPEVQAAIEKQQTVELELPIVNTDRTVGARIAGVIAKKYGNTGFEGQITLNFRGSAGQSFGAFNLPGMILNLTGEANDYVGKGMHGGEIIIKPPANAPYAAADNVIIGNTCLYGATGGFLFANGRAGERFAVRNSKAYAVVEGTGDHCCEYMTGGVVVVLGTTGRNVAAGMTGGLAYVLDEAGNFPAKVNPEIVKLQRVTSAIGAAQLKQLIIAHHERTGSAKAAMILERWEQYLPLFWQVVPPSEANTPEVVGEAAPQTDSKVLSPLS; translated from the coding sequence ATGCAACAATCCACCTTTGCTTCCTCCGTGCATCAAGTTGGTTACCATGGACAGCCTTGGCTTGTGGCCGAGCGAGATGCCTGTGGTGTGGGTTTTGTTGCCCATCGCAAGGGGGTGGCCAGTCACCGCATCTTGACCCAAGCCCTTGAGGGATTGACCTGCCTTGAACACCGGGGGGGCTGCAGTGCCGATCGCGATTCCGGGGATGGCGCTGGCATCATGACGGCGATTCCGTGGGAATTGTTGCCGGAGTTTGGTGTGCCGCGACAGCGGATTGGGGTGGCGATGATCTTTTTACCCCAAGGGGCGGCAACAGCAGTGGCCAAAGCCATTGTTGAAAAAGTCCTCGGTGAAAATGAGCTGCGCCTGTTGGGCTGGCGACCTGTGCCCGTGAACCCCAGTGTGTTGGGGGTGCAAGCAAAACAAACTCAGCCTCAGATTGAGCAGCTTTTTGTGGCTTCGAGCAAAGCCAGTGGCGATGAACTGGAGCGGCAACTCTATTTGACCCGCAAGCGCATTGAGCGCGCGATCGCCCAAACAAAAGCCGACTGGCAACGGGACTTTTATATTTGTTCCTTTTCGACCCGCACGATTGTCTATAAGGGCATGGTGCGATCGGTGGTGCTGGCCCAGTTTTACGACGATCTACGCAACCCGAAGTACATTACCCCCTTTGCTTTGTATCACCGGCGCTTTAGTACCAACACAATGCCCAAGTGGGCCTTGGCGCAACCAATGCGGATGCTGGGGCACAATGGCGAAATCAATACCCTCCTAGGGAATATTAACTGGATGCGGGCGCGCTCTGCTCAATTGAGCCATCCCTACTGGGGAGATGCCTTTGCCGACCTGCTGCCCATTGTTAATGCCGAAAACAGCGACTCCGCGAACCTCGACAACGTTCTTGAACTGCTGGTGCAATCGGGACGACAGCCCTTGCAGGCAATGATGATGCTGGTTCCCGAGGCCTATCAAAATCAGCCCGATTTGGCGGATCACCCAGAGGTGGTGGACTTTTATGAATACTACGGCGGCCTTCAAGAGGCTTGGGATGGTCCTGCCTTGGTGGCCTTTTCCGATGGCAAAATTGTCGGCGCCACCCTCGATCGCAATGGCCTGCGACCCGCCCGCTACACCCTCACCAGTGATGACCTAGTGATTGTGGCTTCGGAGGCGGGCAGTATTCAAATTGACGAAGCAACGGTGATTGAAAAAGGCCGTCTAGGCCCCGGGCAGATGATTGCCGTTGACTTGGAGCACCAAGAACTGCTCACCAACTGGCAAATCAAGCAGCGGGTGGCGCAGCAGCAGCCCTACGGTGAATGGCTGAAAACCTATCGCCAAGAGCTTACTCCCCAACCCTACGGCGAAGCCCCCACACTTGATCCGCAAACCTGCCTGCAACAGCAAATGGCCTTTGGCTTCAGTGCCGAAGATGTGGAAATGATCATTGAGGCCATGGCGAAGGACGGCAAGGAACCCACCTTCTGCATGGGGGACGACATTCCCTTGGCGGTGCTGTCTCAGCAACCCCACTTGCTCTACGACTACTTCAAACAGCGCTTTGCCCAAGTGACCAATCCCGCCATTGATCCGCTGCGGGAAAAACTGGTGATGTCACTGGTGACTCGCCTTGGTAAGCGAGGGAATCTGCTCGTTGAAAGGCCGGAACATGCTCGCCTCCTGCAACTCAATTCACCCCTGATCAACGAGGCGGAGCTAGAGGAAATTCTCAAGGCCCCCTTTGGCGCCACTCGCCTTTCAACGCAGTTTGCGATCGCCGGGGGGCCTGCGGCGCTTGAGGCTGCTGTGGATCGGCTCTGCGCACAGGCCGCCGCTGCAGTGGCAGCAGGTGCCGAAATCCTGGTGCTCAGCGATCGCCACAACCTTGCCGGCGAACCCCATCTTTTGGATGCGGACACCTCCTACATTCCGCCCCTATTGGCCGTCGGTGCAGTGCACCACCACTTGATTGCCCAGGGCATTCGCCGGCGGGTCTCCCTGGTGGTGGAAACCGCTCAATGCTGGAGTACCCATCACTTTGCCTGTCTGATTGGCTATGGGGCGGGGGCAGTGTGTCCCTACCTGAGCTGGGAAACGATTCGCCAGTGGTGGCATAGCGATCGCACCCAAAGCTTGATGGCCAAGGGCAAACTACCGCAGCTGACGCTGCAACAGGTGCAGGCCAACTATCGCAAAGCAGTCGAGGAGGGACTCCTAAAAATCCTCTCCAAGATGGGCATCTCTTTGATTGCTAGTTACCGCGGTGCCCAAATTTTTGAGGCCATTGGCATTGGCGATGACCTGCTCAAGAAGGCCTTCGTTGGCACCACGTCGCGGGTGGGGGGTCTTACCCTCCAAGACTTGGCTCAAGAAACAATTGCCTTTCACCACAAGGCCTTCCCCGAACTCACCGCCAAGAAACTGGAGAACTTTGGCTTTGTCCAATTCCGTCCTGGTGGCGAGTACCACATGAATAATCCGGAGATGGCCAAGGCACTCCACAAGGCGGTGAGTAGCAATAGCTATGACCATTACGAGGTCTATCGTCGCCAACTCACCGGTCGGGTACCCACAGCACTGCGGGATCTATTAGACTTCCAAAGCGATCGCCCCAGTATTCCCCTAGAGGAGGTTGAACCCGCCAGTGAAATTGTCAAACGCTTCTGTACGGGGGGGATGTCTTTGGGGGCCCTCTCGCGGGAAGCGCATGAGGTGCTAGCGATCGCCATGAACCGCCTCGGCGCCAAATCCAACTCCGGCGAGGGCGGTGAAGATCCCATTCGTTTTCAAGTGCTCACGGATGTGGATGCCCAGGGGCACTCTCCCCAATTTCCCCATCTGCGGGGCTTGCGCAATGGCGATACCGCTAGCTCAGCAATTAAACAGGTAGCCTCCGGTCGCTTTGGCGTCACCCCCGAGTATTTGATCAATGCCCAGCAAATTGAAATTAAGATTGCCCAGGGGGCGAAACCGGGGGAAGGGGGGCAACTGCCGGGCAGCAAAGTCAGCCCCTACATTGCCATGCTGCGGCGCTCCAAGCCGGGGGTGTCTTTGATCTCACCGCCGCCCCACCACGACATTTACTCCATTGAGGATTTGGCGCAACTCATCTTTGATCTGCATCAGATCAACCCCCAAGCGCAAGTCTCTGTGAAGCTGGTGGCCGAAATTGGTATTGGTACGATTGCTGCTGGAGTCGCCAAGGCCAACGCCGATGTGATTCAAATTTCCGGTCACGATGGTGGCACTGGCGCGTCACCCCTAAGTTCGATTAAGCATGCCGGCAGTCCCTGGGAACTGGGCCTAACGGAGGTGCACCGCGTTCTCCTAGAAAACCAACTGCGCGATCGCGTGATTCTGCGGGTGGATGGTGGCCTCAAGTGTGGCTGGGATGTGGTCATGGGAGCCCTGATGGGTGCCGAGGAATTTGGGTTTGGTTCGGTGGCCATGATTGCTGAGGGCTGTATCATGGCGCGGATTTGCCACACCAATAACTGCCCCGTGGGGGTGGCTACTCAAAAAGAGGACCTGCGCAAGCGTTTCCCCGGCCTCCCTGAGCATGTGGTGAACTTTTTCCTCTTTATTGCTGAAGAGGTGCGCTCCATTCTGGCAAAACTGGGCTACCGCACCCTCAATGAGATCATTGGCCGCGCCGATTTACTGGTGCCGCGGCAGGATGTCACCCTGACCAAGACTGGCCCCCTGAATTTGGCTTGCCTGACAAAGCTGCCCGATACGCGGAGCGATCGCCGCTGGTTGCAGCACGAAACCGTGCACAGTAACGGTGCCGTGCTCGATGATGAAATTTTGGCACGCCCAGAGGTGCAAGCCGCCATTGAGAAGCAGCAAACCGTTGAACTAGAGCTGCCCATTGTCAACACCGATCGCACCGTGGGGGCACGCATTGCCGGTGTCATTGCCAAAAAGTACGGCAACACTGGTTTTGAAGGTCAGATTACCCTCAACTTCCGAGGCAGTGCTGGCCAGAGCTTTGGGGCCTTCAATTTGCCGGGGATGATTCTGAACCTCACCGGCGAGGCCAACGATTACGTGGGCAAGGGAATGCACGGGGGTGAAATCATTATCAAGCCCCCTGCCAATGCCCCTTACGCAGCTGCGGACAACGTCATTATTGGCAATACCTGCCTCTATGGCGCCACGGGTGGGTTCCTCTTTGCCAATGGCCGTGCTGGTGAGCGCTTTGCTGTTCGCAACTCCAAGGCCTATGCGGTTGTGGAGGGCACAGGGGATCACTGTTGTGAATACATGACCGGTGGGGTGGTTGTGGTCTTGGGTACCACGGGTCGCAATGTGGCTGCCGGTATGACGGGGGGCTTGGCCTACGTTTTGGATGAAGCCGGTAACTTCCCCGCCAAGGTCAACCCTGAAATTGTCAAGCTGCAGCGGGTCACCTCTGCCATTGGCGCCGCTCAACTCAAGCAACTCATTATTGCCCACCACGAGCGCACGGGCAGTGCCAAGGCGGCCATGATTCTCGAGCGATGGGAGCAGTATTTGCCCCTCTTTTGGCAGGTGGTGCCGCCCTCGGAAGCCAATACACCGGAGGTGGTGGGGGAGGCAGCACCCCAGACGGATAGTAAAGTCCTGAGTCCCCTTTCCTAA
- a CDS encoding ATP-binding protein has translation MLSKLSFRHKLLLGTLLPIVVIYTGLFLYIRSRVIRRSTADYEAWQRELASLYAQQFSNALQEITGLATTSANALEAFPAVREEELYSFLRRNLKISRLAYGTAIAFTPYSFSPRKRLFAPYVYRDIHRNRLVQKDTGRIYDYTQVRWDWYREAIRTGQPQWSDPYFDAGAGNAWMVTYAVPFYRQGQIRGVATVDVALPTLQQEIDIQGLRQAQFFVLDRKGRIIFHGDPQLIGQSILYIAKEYNRSDLAALAKAMISGHSGHLWMTDWVSNEQQWFFYTPIPEVGWSLAIRVREEALLDFIHQETWAGLLILVVSFGLISLVTLGVTGYMVRPIQRLAAAAHKIALGNLDIAEEVDTHSQDELGNLGRTFVDMAAQLQESFDELHHFNQRLEEKVKQRTAALEAANQQLSEKERVLHDHNVALVQLSQSPHVQQGHFRMALQEIIQVTATTLRVQRASAWELQGDRLKCVVQYDPAANNHSQPTYLTHSPYPEYLKLLRTGEPLVVNDLLTDPRTHELREYARVQRVYSRIDAPIIFNGQLLGVICVESIGEHRVWLVEERSFVSNVADIVTIALAAHQRHQAERELLKAKEAAEAANKAKSIFLANMSHELRTPLNAILGFSQILLSDRTLAPQHRQTLEKINRSGEHLLGLINDVLDMAKIEAGRMILQKTTFDLRRMLRDLEEMLKVRAEAKGLRLVFDLPANLPVAVTTDEMKLRQVLVNLLGNGIKFTKEGSVCLKVSYPAPDPPRLAFEVSDTGIGMTPQELKMLFQPFVQTDSSKKVSEGTGLGLAISRQFVQLMGGNIQVRSTKGKGSHFYFEVPIDLGDPRSLQQEKAQAIVGLRSPTSEVRILVVDDIPENRQLLTQLLEPVGFRCREASNGQEAVEIWRAWQPHAILMDIRMPVMDGKTATRQIKKEVGDRLRRGEVVCSPKILAVTASSFEQDKQELLNLGCDDYIAKPFRPQTIFEQLAAQLHLEYAYEDALSPPSAPPPQGLDPAALMVMPRPWIAELQAAAKKLNAKRIRELIAEIPPEEAALIAGLQQLVKTFRFDKIVELTLI, from the coding sequence ATGCTCAGCAAGCTATCCTTTCGCCATAAGCTCTTGCTGGGAACGCTATTGCCCATTGTGGTCATCTACACTGGCCTCTTTCTCTACATTCGCTCGCGGGTCATCCGCCGCAGTACCGCTGACTATGAAGCGTGGCAGCGGGAATTAGCGTCACTCTATGCCCAGCAATTTAGCAATGCTCTACAGGAAATCACGGGGCTGGCAACCACCAGTGCCAATGCCTTAGAAGCGTTTCCTGCCGTCCGTGAGGAGGAGCTGTATTCATTTCTGCGTCGCAATCTCAAAATCAGCCGTTTAGCCTATGGGACAGCAATCGCTTTCACCCCCTACAGCTTCTCCCCTCGCAAACGCTTATTTGCCCCCTACGTCTACAGAGACATACATCGCAACAGACTGGTACAAAAGGACACTGGGCGCATCTACGACTACACCCAGGTCAGATGGGACTGGTACAGGGAAGCTATCCGCACTGGCCAACCGCAATGGAGTGATCCCTACTTCGATGCAGGGGCAGGTAATGCCTGGATGGTGACCTATGCCGTTCCCTTTTACCGCCAGGGGCAAATTCGCGGTGTTGCCACGGTGGATGTGGCACTGCCAACGCTGCAACAGGAAATCGATATCCAAGGGCTACGGCAGGCGCAGTTTTTTGTTCTGGATCGCAAGGGACGGATTATCTTCCACGGGGATCCTCAGCTCATTGGCCAGTCAATCCTCTACATTGCCAAGGAGTACAACCGCAGTGATCTGGCGGCTTTGGCTAAAGCGATGATCAGTGGCCACAGTGGCCATCTTTGGATGACTGATTGGGTCTCCAATGAGCAGCAATGGTTTTTTTACACCCCAATTCCCGAAGTTGGTTGGAGCCTGGCCATCCGGGTGAGGGAAGAGGCGCTGCTGGATTTTATTCATCAAGAAACATGGGCAGGTCTGCTGATACTCGTCGTCTCTTTTGGTTTGATTAGTCTGGTGACTTTGGGGGTTACCGGCTATATGGTGCGCCCAATTCAGAGGTTGGCTGCCGCTGCTCACAAAATTGCCCTCGGCAATCTGGACATTGCAGAGGAGGTAGATACCCACAGCCAAGACGAGTTGGGGAACCTCGGTCGCACCTTTGTGGATATGGCGGCACAACTCCAGGAGAGTTTTGATGAACTCCACCACTTTAATCAGCGGCTTGAAGAAAAGGTGAAACAGCGTACTGCTGCCCTTGAGGCCGCCAACCAACAACTGAGCGAAAAAGAACGGGTGCTCCATGACCACAATGTTGCCCTTGTTCAGCTCAGCCAATCTCCCCATGTACAGCAGGGGCACTTTCGCATGGCCTTGCAGGAGATTATTCAGGTCACAGCAACAACACTGCGCGTCCAGCGGGCTTCGGCATGGGAACTCCAGGGCGATCGCCTGAAGTGTGTTGTGCAGTATGACCCCGCCGCCAATAACCATTCTCAACCCACGTACCTCACCCATTCCCCCTATCCGGAGTACCTAAAACTGCTGCGTACGGGTGAACCCCTTGTCGTCAATGATTTACTCACGGATCCGCGCACCCACGAACTGCGGGAGTATGCCAGAGTGCAACGGGTGTATTCCCGCATTGATGCCCCGATCATCTTCAATGGCCAATTATTGGGAGTGATCTGTGTTGAGAGTATTGGTGAGCATCGGGTTTGGCTAGTGGAGGAACGCAGTTTTGTCTCCAATGTCGCTGATATTGTGACCATTGCCCTTGCTGCTCATCAACGCCATCAAGCGGAGCGGGAGCTGCTCAAGGCTAAGGAAGCCGCGGAGGCCGCCAATAAAGCCAAAAGTATTTTCCTGGCCAATATGAGCCATGAACTGCGCACCCCCCTCAATGCCATTCTCGGCTTTAGTCAAATTTTGCTCAGCGATCGCACCCTTGCACCGCAGCATCGCCAAACCCTTGAAAAGATTAATCGCAGTGGCGAACACCTGCTGGGTTTGATTAACGATGTCCTAGACATGGCCAAAATTGAGGCTGGACGGATGATACTTCAGAAAACCACCTTTGATTTGCGGCGGATGCTGCGGGATCTGGAAGAGATGCTGAAGGTGCGAGCTGAAGCCAAGGGGTTACGTCTGGTCTTTGATTTGCCTGCTAATCTGCCTGTGGCGGTGACGACCGATGAAATGAAGCTCCGCCAGGTGTTAGTCAACCTCCTGGGAAATGGCATTAAATTCACCAAGGAGGGGAGCGTCTGCCTCAAGGTCAGCTATCCAGCCCCAGATCCCCCTCGCCTTGCCTTTGAAGTCAGTGATACAGGTATTGGCATGACTCCGCAGGAGTTGAAGATGCTTTTTCAGCCCTTTGTCCAAACCGATAGCAGTAAAAAAGTCAGCGAAGGTACCGGTCTGGGGTTGGCCATTAGCCGCCAGTTTGTGCAATTGATGGGGGGGAATATTCAGGTGCGTAGCACCAAGGGGAAAGGCAGCCACTTCTACTTCGAAGTGCCAATTGACCTTGGAGATCCCCGATCGCTACAGCAGGAAAAGGCACAAGCTATTGTTGGCCTGCGATCGCCCACCTCAGAAGTCCGCATTCTGGTGGTGGATGATATTCCTGAAAATCGCCAACTCCTCACTCAACTCCTAGAACCGGTCGGATTTCGTTGTCGCGAAGCTAGCAATGGTCAAGAGGCAGTGGAGATCTGGCGAGCATGGCAGCCCCATGCCATTCTCATGGATATTCGGATGCCCGTCATGGACGGTAAAACGGCCACGCGACAGATCAAGAAAGAAGTGGGCGATCGCCTGCGGCGCGGCGAAGTCGTCTGCTCCCCGAAAATTCTTGCCGTTACCGCCAGTAGCTTTGAGCAGGACAAACAGGAACTGCTGAATCTTGGTTGTGATGACTATATTGCCAAGCCCTTCCGTCCGCAAACGATTTTTGAACAACTCGCCGCCCAGTTGCACCTAGAGTATGCCTACGAGGATGCCCTATCCCCCCCAAGTGCCCCCCCTCCTCAGGGACTTGATCCAGCCGCCTTAATGGTGATGCCTCGCCCTTGGATTGCTGAACTCCAAGCCGCCGCCAAAAAGCTCAATGCCAAACGTATTCGCGAACTGATTGCTGAGATCCCACCCGAAGAAGCCGCCTTGATTGCCGGTCTGCAGCAACTAGTGAAAACATTTCGCTTTGATAAGATTGTTGAATTAACGCTGATTTAA
- a CDS encoding urease accessory protein UreF, with amino-acid sequence MLTDSALLALLQWASPALPIGGFNYSEGLETLIAQGKITSAAALQDWLSFELAFGSAHLETVVMVRVYRAIAKGDFDAVHQWNAWLSAARESAELRAQNWQMGTALINLVAALGRLPPELQTGQPYPWNTSVAFCIAAALADIPLENALLGYLHSWVTTLINATVKLIPLGQTAGQVLLCQLQPQIQQTVQQSLNVTDHHLDDNLNLESCTLGLALASMQHETLYCRLFRS; translated from the coding sequence ATGCTCACTGATTCAGCGCTTTTAGCCTTGCTTCAGTGGGCGAGTCCGGCTCTACCGATTGGCGGCTTTAACTACTCCGAGGGCTTGGAGACTCTCATTGCCCAAGGCAAGATCACCTCAGCAGCAGCCCTACAGGACTGGCTAAGCTTTGAACTGGCCTTTGGCAGTGCCCACTTGGAAACAGTAGTCATGGTGCGGGTCTATCGAGCGATCGCCAAGGGTGATTTTGACGCCGTTCACCAGTGGAATGCATGGCTCTCGGCTGCCCGCGAAAGTGCCGAACTGCGCGCCCAAAATTGGCAAATGGGAACAGCATTGATCAACCTTGTCGCTGCCCTCGGTCGCTTACCCCCCGAACTTCAGACTGGCCAGCCCTACCCTTGGAATACCAGTGTTGCCTTTTGTATTGCCGCTGCCCTTGCAGACATTCCCCTAGAAAACGCACTTTTAGGCTATCTCCACAGTTGGGTCACCACCCTGATCAATGCAACGGTGAAACTGATTCCCCTTGGTCAGACAGCAGGGCAAGTACTCCTGTGCCAACTTCAGCCGCAAATTCAGCAGACGGTACAGCAAAGCTTAAATGTGACTGACCATCACTTAGACGATAACTTAAACTTAGAAAGCTGTACGTTGGGCTTAGCCCTCGCCAGTATGCAGCACGAAACGCTCTACTGCCGCCTATTTCGGAGTTAA
- a CDS encoding molybdopterin molybdotransferase MoeA, which produces MISVETAVDLIQQHLPAWGTEIISLTEPWYSRLAVAITSDRPYPPIDRIMVDGIALNWAAYQSGQRAFPILGVVPAGEVPPTLTDTQACFEVMTGAALPQGCDLVIPYEALEIRDGVAHILRAAAWSSYQFVHRCGSDAAAGQPVLAAGTPLHSPAWGILASVGQTEVCVQRTPRTQIIATGNELIAPHETPQPHQLRLSNAYALMAALKHQGYTQVSITHLPDDPVQLATHYCQASQDYDLLIYCGGVSKGKFDYLPQLWRNQGVQQYIHGVAQRPGKPLWFGVDHRQQTAVFGLPGNPVSSLVCLHRYLLDIPPLYARLAAPFYFEKPLTYFLPVKLETTKTAELIAHPRPMQNSGDFLVLADSDGFLELPASQEAFAAGECYRYFPWS; this is translated from the coding sequence ATGATTTCCGTTGAAACAGCCGTTGACCTTATTCAGCAGCATTTGCCCGCTTGGGGCACAGAGATCATTTCCTTGACTGAGCCTTGGTACAGCAGACTGGCGGTAGCGATTACCAGCGATCGCCCCTACCCGCCCATTGACCGCATCATGGTGGATGGCATTGCCCTTAACTGGGCAGCCTATCAGTCTGGTCAGCGTGCTTTTCCGATTCTGGGGGTGGTTCCCGCGGGTGAAGTACCGCCAACACTCACGGATACGCAAGCCTGTTTTGAAGTTATGACCGGTGCGGCCTTGCCCCAAGGCTGTGATCTGGTGATTCCCTATGAAGCCCTAGAGATTCGCGACGGTGTTGCCCATATCCTACGTGCGGCAGCGTGGTCGTCCTATCAATTTGTCCACCGCTGTGGCAGTGATGCTGCTGCCGGTCAACCCGTTTTGGCCGCTGGTACCCCTTTGCACAGTCCGGCGTGGGGCATTCTTGCCTCTGTGGGACAGACCGAAGTGTGTGTTCAGCGCACCCCCCGCACCCAAATCATTGCTACAGGCAATGAACTGATTGCGCCCCACGAAACACCCCAGCCCCATCAGCTGCGACTCTCCAATGCCTATGCTCTGATGGCCGCCCTCAAGCACCAAGGCTATACCCAAGTCAGCATCACCCATTTGCCCGATGATCCAGTACAACTGGCAACCCACTATTGCCAAGCGAGCCAAGACTACGACCTTCTGATTTACTGCGGTGGCGTTTCCAAGGGTAAGTTTGACTATCTGCCACAACTCTGGCGCAATCAAGGTGTCCAGCAGTATATCCACGGTGTTGCCCAGCGTCCTGGAAAGCCTCTCTGGTTTGGCGTGGATCACCGCCAGCAAACGGCCGTATTTGGTTTGCCGGGGAACCCGGTTTCCAGTTTGGTATGTTTACACCGCTATCTATTGGACATTCCGCCCCTCTATGCCCGCTTGGCTGCTCCCTTCTACTTTGAGAAACCCTTAACCTACTTTTTACCCGTTAAACTAGAAACTACAAAAACCGCTGAGCTGATTGCCCACCCTCGGCCGATGCAAAATTCTGGTGATTTTTTGGTTTTGGCTGATAGCGATGGATTTTTAGAACTGCCTGCCTCTCAAGAAGCCTTTGCCGCGGGCGAGTGCTATCGCTATTTTCCGTGGAGTTAG
- the ureE gene encoding urease accessory protein UreE, translating to MFTLTQLCPTPLENARQLHLSLTAEERCRSRLHCHSDEGESLYLKLPRQITLQPGDRLRDEDGTVVVTVHAKPEPTLKVMATTPLDLLQAAYHLGNRHVPLEIHADYLRLGADSVLQTMLEQRGLTVTFEVAPFCPERGAYHAH from the coding sequence ATGTTCACACTGACGCAACTTTGCCCTACACCATTGGAAAATGCCCGTCAGTTGCACCTCTCATTGACCGCAGAGGAACGGTGTCGCAGTCGTCTCCATTGCCACAGTGATGAGGGGGAGTCACTGTATCTGAAGCTGCCCCGTCAAATCACCCTACAGCCGGGCGATCGCCTTCGGGACGAGGACGGCACGGTGGTAGTCACAGTTCACGCCAAACCCGAACCCACGCTAAAGGTGATGGCTACCACTCCCCTTGACCTTCTACAGGCCGCTTACCATCTCGGGAATCGCCACGTCCCCTTGGAAATTCACGCCGATTATCTTCGCTTGGGCGCAGATTCCGTGTTGCAAACCATGCTTGAACAGCGGGGCTTGACGGTGACGTTTGAAGTCGCTCCCTTTTGTCCCGAACGCGGTGCCTACCATGCTCACTGA